The Methanofollis sp. UBA420 genome contains a region encoding:
- a CDS encoding archaellin/type IV pilin N-terminal domain-containing protein, translated as MRKFGMNDEAFTGLEAAIVLIAFVVVAAVFSYMMLGAGFFTSQKSQEVVHTATSQTSSSVDLAGSVVVIGGASNKLANATFYLQLTSGGTPVDLSRTAYAVTTDNAFALLNSTQVGYTWYNNDTDTDSLLEAGELVKVDVPLNTVSVSPKQVFTIDVKPSVGAALSLARTAPTRIVDDRFYEVY; from the coding sequence ATGAGAAAATTCGGAATGAATGATGAGGCATTCACCGGTCTCGAGGCAGCGATCGTCCTGATCGCCTTCGTCGTCGTGGCCGCTGTGTTCTCGTACATGATGCTCGGCGCTGGTTTCTTCACCTCCCAGAAGAGCCAGGAAGTCGTCCACACGGCGACCTCCCAGACGAGCTCGTCAGTCGACCTGGCGGGCAGCGTCGTCGTGATAGGTGGCGCCAGTAACAAGCTGGCCAATGCGACCTTTTACCTCCAGCTGACCTCCGGCGGTACGCCCGTCGACCTCAGCAGGACTGCATATGCGGTGACCACGGACAACGCCTTCGCGTTGCTGAACAGTACGCAGGTAGGATACACCTGGTACAACAACGATACCGACACCGACAGCCTCCTTGAGGCCGGCGAACTGGTGAAAGTTGATGTGCCCCTGAATACTGTTAGCGTCAGCCCGAAGCAGGTCTTCACCATTGATGTGAAGCCGTCGGTCGGTGCCGCGCTGTCCCTCGCACGGACCGCCCCCACGCGCATTGTAGATGACAGATTCTATGAAGTGTACTGA
- a CDS encoding chemotaxis protein CheC, protein MQLTALQTDALGELGNIGAAHAATTLSQMLMSQIEMDVPAVSIIDISKFYSVIDDECAALVVFQITGEAHGQGYVVLYMPQKSAVCLTNTMLGMNDMDREINDMDQSALIEVGNIMVSAFLDATAELLGIVMLPSPPSLCVDMAHAGIQSILADVAQDTDEVVIFRTNLHNGQNEIEGTLLLFPDLTLLKNLVTLLESLTSPAQSS, encoded by the coding sequence ATGCAATTAACAGCGTTACAGACGGATGCACTGGGAGAACTCGGAAACATTGGCGCTGCCCATGCCGCGACCACCCTTTCCCAGATGCTCATGAGCCAGATCGAGATGGATGTACCGGCGGTCTCCATCATCGACATCTCAAAGTTCTACTCGGTTATCGATGACGAATGTGCTGCGCTTGTTGTCTTCCAGATTACCGGCGAAGCCCATGGACAGGGGTATGTCGTTCTCTATATGCCGCAGAAGTCGGCGGTATGCCTGACCAATACGATGCTTGGCATGAACGACATGGATCGGGAGATCAATGACATGGACCAGAGCGCTCTGATCGAGGTGGGGAACATCATGGTTTCGGCGTTCCTGGATGCGACCGCCGAACTGCTCGGCATCGTTATGTTGCCGTCTCCGCCGTCTCTCTGCGTGGATATGGCTCATGCAGGCATTCAGTCGATCCTTGCGGATGTTGCACAGGATACGGACGAAGTGGTCATCTTCAGGACGAACCTTCATAACGGCCAGAACGAGATCGAAGGGACGCTCCTCCTCTTCCCTGACCTGACATTGCTCAAAAACCTTGTCACCCTCCTTGAATCTCTGACTTCGCCAGCTCAGTCTTCCTGA
- a CDS encoding response regulator, whose translation MGRILIVDDTLFMRTLLKNILFSGGHTIVGEAENGEEAIARYQELKPDLVTMDVVMPKMNGIDALKNIRAADPNAKIVMCTAVGQEQMVKLAVKTGAKGYIVKPFQAPKVLEEVKNVLGA comes from the coding sequence ATGGGAAGAATCCTTATCGTCGATGACACGCTCTTCATGCGAACTCTCCTGAAGAATATCCTCTTCTCCGGAGGGCACACCATTGTTGGCGAAGCAGAAAACGGTGAAGAAGCCATTGCCAGATATCAGGAACTGAAGCCTGATCTCGTTACGATGGACGTGGTCATGCCGAAGATGAACGGCATCGACGCGTTGAAGAACATCCGCGCGGCCGATCCGAATGCGAAAATCGTGATGTGTACCGCGGTGGGTCAGGAGCAGATGGTAAAACTGGCAGTCAAGACCGGTGCGAAAGGCTATATCGTCAAGCCCTTCCAGGCGCCGAAAGTGCTTGAGGAGGTGAAAAACGTCCTTGGGGCTTGA
- a CDS encoding CheF family chemotaxis protein encodes MTDVPVKIEIDGKWAGAKLTLGPDEIQVAGPKSFAISNKSIFDLDAKGSVLSITTKGQENQPVKIASVEKVLNVLKRHILATCNAYRLAAYFMSPAVRGGVFVKDARWEKGGIDVLKSGIWFFSNTEQICVPLADVASIELTKREVQGKDTDVVKIDHIEGTEVVTSFVLCPLTTLQILYNFLKDATKSMDMEGDLDPKSAQVAMLVYSGMDTASIENMLGVSLKEIDQIYDALIRLGLAEVVMVRREVKLTTKGVRYITDATKV; translated from the coding sequence ATGACTGACGTTCCTGTTAAAATCGAGATTGATGGTAAATGGGCGGGTGCAAAGCTGACTCTCGGGCCTGACGAGATCCAGGTCGCCGGGCCGAAATCTTTTGCTATTTCCAACAAGTCGATCTTTGACCTTGACGCGAAGGGCAGTGTCCTCAGCATCACCACAAAAGGGCAGGAAAACCAGCCGGTAAAGATCGCGTCCGTCGAAAAAGTGTTGAATGTCCTGAAAAGACATATCCTTGCGACATGTAATGCCTACCGCCTTGCTGCCTATTTCATGTCCCCGGCTGTCAGGGGCGGGGTGTTTGTCAAGGATGCACGCTGGGAAAAAGGCGGTATTGATGTATTGAAGTCGGGCATCTGGTTTTTTTCGAATACAGAGCAGATATGCGTCCCTCTTGCCGACGTTGCATCCATCGAACTGACCAAGCGCGAGGTGCAGGGGAAGGACACAGATGTCGTGAAGATCGATCATATCGAGGGGACCGAGGTGGTCACCAGTTTTGTCCTCTGCCCGCTCACCACCCTGCAGATCCTCTATAATTTCCTGAAGGACGCCACAAAGAGCATGGATATGGAGGGGGACCTGGACCCGAAGTCCGCGCAGGTCGCTATGCTCGTCTATAGCGGGATGGATACGGCGTCGATTGAGAATATGCTCGGTGTATCACTGAAAGAAATCGACCAGATCTATGATGCCCTGATCCGTCTCGGCCTTGCAGAGGTTGTGATGGTCAGGAGAGAGGTTAAACTTACCACAAAAGGTGTCAGGTACATCACAGACGCCACAAAAGTTTAA
- a CDS encoding chemotaxis protein CheA: MSDMEEYRGLFVTESRENLDTIAQALLTLEECEDRETIDEIFRSAHTIKGASASMGYMKLEKLCHSMEDLFDLIRNGKLKASAPLIDLFLACTDQIDDILESIDGGGDDTGNSIDDLVSSLEAWTNGGDGGAPASDEPENNGADEAHTEDAPSPSGSGDMYVVGVDLVPECSMKDVRAMIVLSNIEEIGRIVSMKPAREEVENGNIEAHFEVVVQSEAGAEALRAAVSGTDIAGVTVELDAPRPVQKPQKKSEEASQKSDHHERGREIKNLRVDLHLLDQMMNLVEDLVINRGRLKQIAQKNQIKEFDEALNMVGRSVADLQNLMMHIRMIPLNHIFNRLPRVVRDVAQHDHKEVEFVIEGGDTELDRSVMDGLNDPLLHLIRNAVDHGVEPPEERKAAGKPEKGLVRLSARRDRDNVVIRIEDDGAGVNSEKVRQKAVSRGLYTAEEAATLTDDQIIDVLFNPGFSTADTITDISGRGVGLDVVRAAIESLKGSIKVESVHGKGTCFELVLPPTMAIVEVMMVRINGKRCAIPISNVVEVAMLKSEGIHRVGNSRVILLRDEVLPLYTLDDMFGSFQSGEVLVVLQYRSKKCGILANVVEGQQEVVVKPLSALVGSCPGVGGVTIPGDGEVVPVLDVNTIV, encoded by the coding sequence ATGTCTGATATGGAAGAGTACAGGGGACTGTTTGTAACAGAATCCCGGGAGAACCTTGACACAATTGCCCAGGCCCTCCTGACCCTTGAGGAGTGTGAAGACCGGGAAACGATCGATGAAATCTTCAGGTCGGCCCACACGATCAAGGGCGCCTCGGCCTCGATGGGCTATATGAAGCTCGAAAAGCTCTGTCATTCGATGGAGGACCTCTTCGACCTCATCAGGAACGGGAAGCTGAAGGCGTCTGCTCCTCTCATCGACCTTTTCCTCGCCTGTACCGACCAGATCGATGACATCCTCGAATCCATCGACGGTGGGGGCGATGACACCGGGAACTCCATTGACGACCTGGTCTCGTCTCTTGAGGCCTGGACAAATGGGGGAGATGGCGGCGCGCCGGCTAGCGACGAACCAGAAAACAACGGTGCCGACGAGGCCCACACTGAAGACGCACCCTCTCCCTCCGGGTCCGGCGATATGTATGTCGTCGGGGTCGACCTGGTCCCCGAATGTTCGATGAAGGATGTCAGGGCGATGATCGTCCTCTCCAACATCGAAGAGATCGGCCGGATCGTCTCCATGAAACCTGCCCGGGAGGAGGTCGAGAATGGAAACATCGAGGCCCACTTCGAGGTCGTCGTCCAGAGCGAGGCCGGTGCCGAGGCGCTCAGGGCAGCAGTCTCCGGGACCGACATCGCCGGCGTCACCGTTGAACTGGATGCTCCCCGCCCGGTGCAAAAACCTCAGAAAAAATCGGAAGAGGCGTCCCAGAAATCCGATCACCATGAACGGGGCCGGGAGATCAAGAACCTCAGGGTCGATCTTCACCTCCTTGACCAGATGATGAACCTGGTCGAGGACCTTGTCATCAACCGCGGGCGTCTCAAGCAGATTGCCCAGAAGAACCAGATCAAGGAGTTTGACGAGGCCCTGAATATGGTGGGCCGTTCTGTGGCCGACCTGCAGAACCTGATGATGCACATCAGGATGATCCCGTTGAACCACATCTTCAACCGCCTGCCGCGGGTTGTCAGGGACGTGGCGCAGCACGACCACAAGGAGGTCGAGTTCGTCATCGAGGGCGGCGACACCGAACTTGACCGGAGTGTCATGGACGGCCTCAACGACCCCCTCCTCCACCTGATCAGGAATGCCGTCGACCATGGTGTCGAACCCCCCGAGGAGAGGAAAGCGGCCGGAAAACCTGAAAAGGGTCTGGTGCGCCTCTCGGCCCGGCGTGACCGAGACAACGTCGTCATCAGGATCGAGGACGACGGTGCCGGGGTCAACTCTGAGAAGGTCCGCCAGAAGGCTGTTTCCCGGGGGCTGTACACCGCCGAAGAGGCGGCAACCCTGACAGACGACCAGATCATCGACGTCCTGTTCAACCCGGGATTCTCGACCGCCGATACGATCACCGATATCAGCGGGAGAGGCGTCGGTCTTGACGTGGTCAGGGCGGCGATCGAGTCCCTGAAGGGGTCTATCAAGGTCGAGTCTGTCCACGGGAAGGGCACCTGTTTCGAACTTGTCCTGCCGCCCACCATGGCCATCGTCGAGGTGATGATGGTCAGGATCAATGGAAAGAGGTGCGCAATCCCGATCTCGAATGTTGTCGAGGTGGCAATGCTCAAGAGCGAGGGGATTCACAGGGTCGGCAACAGCCGGGTGATCCTCCTCAGAGACGAGGTTCTCCCTCTCTACACGCTGGACGACATGTTCGGCAGTTTCCAATCGGGCGAAGTCCTTGTCGTCCTTCAGTATCGTTCAAAGAAATGCGGGATCCTGGCCAATGTCGTAGAAGGGCAGCAGGAAGTCGTCGTAAAGCCGCTCAGCGCCCTTGTCGGAAGTTGTCCCGGGGTCGGGGGTGTCACCATCCCCGGTGACGGCGAAGTGGTGCCGGTCCTTGATGTGAACACCATAGTATGA
- a CDS encoding ATPase domain-containing protein has translation MAEESKESLGDLLGGSDKKILSTGNKELDKKIADGLPLESLTLIEGENDTGKSVLTQQIVWGAMKQGLNVDLFTTENTTKSFISQMESMSLDISDYFAWGYMRIYPLHTVGFEWNKEDMQGVLQTIITHIQRSTSQVAVIDSLTLFTEYASTDMILTFFTNCKNLVDHGKTILITLHTYAFEADTLVRIRSICDAHLFMKKALVGDKYVMMLEVVKVRGAQKTTGNIISFEVHPGYGMKIIPMTYAKV, from the coding sequence ATGGCAGAAGAATCAAAAGAATCCCTTGGCGACCTCCTTGGCGGCAGTGACAAGAAGATCCTCTCCACCGGGAACAAAGAACTCGACAAGAAGATCGCAGACGGACTCCCTCTCGAGTCCTTAACCCTCATCGAGGGGGAGAACGATACAGGCAAGAGTGTCCTGACTCAGCAGATTGTCTGGGGCGCCATGAAACAGGGGCTCAATGTCGACCTCTTCACCACCGAGAACACCACCAAGAGTTTCATCAGCCAGATGGAGTCGATGAGCCTCGACATCTCGGACTACTTTGCCTGGGGCTACATGCGGATCTACCCCCTCCATACCGTCGGTTTCGAGTGGAACAAGGAGGATATGCAGGGTGTTCTTCAGACGATCATCACCCATATCCAGAGGAGCACATCCCAGGTTGCGGTCATCGACTCCCTGACGCTCTTCACCGAGTACGCCTCGACCGACATGATCCTTACCTTCTTCACGAACTGCAAGAACCTCGTCGACCACGGCAAGACGATCCTGATCACCCTGCACACCTATGCCTTCGAGGCCGACACCCTGGTGCGCATCAGGTCAATCTGCGACGCCCACCTCTTCATGAAGAAGGCGCTCGTCGGCGACAAGTACGTGATGATGCTCGAAGTGGTGAAGGTGCGTGGGGCGCAGAAGACAACAGGGAACATCATCAGCTTCGAAGTCCACCCCGGCTACGGCATGAAGATCATCCCGATGACCTACGCAAAGGTCTGA
- the flaJ gene encoding archaellar assembly protein FlaJ: protein MFESLKDRIQEVNGGEIPFSESVESIQQKFAEISENKMMEGDLVFMTTYMASAMTANVSRPELFEYTAKRYEYISTKYVQRVVFFVNSWHYSYSEGLRIIAERVSNNMLRSMFNRYANAIESGVPDGEFLDMELNTARSVYRNTFEQGFEMLKKWGDAYIALLFSSMLVAIIIMISVAIYAPSGIDSALNTSYALVLLTSGFGVALMYKAVPVDEKTLDRSMNRWCSKEQAMIDTLQKPLLIIMAVSVLVLVLAGVQAGLIFLLVGVILAPLGIIGYIDNHNVILRDEDFPAFIRGIGSIMEGKGTTVVEAIREIDRKSLVNLEPLINSVYTKLNLGLDEAVTWEKFIGECGTNLIAKYMNIYRDSVAMGGAPGVVGKIVGSSMLSQVLLRRKRDMVATGFIVLLVPMHMAMVAIFLALYEILETMSEAIASVMESLGDSGAALSSPDSVAGSMTGSLNLFINFPADKMVPYVTTILLLITLSNILAGKIVVGGDRYMYYFLSALLFTLTGILFLVVPPMIRLFFQIPTFGTV from the coding sequence ATGTTCGAGTCGCTCAAGGACAGGATTCAGGAAGTGAACGGGGGCGAGATCCCCTTTTCCGAGTCTGTCGAGTCGATACAACAGAAGTTCGCCGAGATCTCCGAGAACAAGATGATGGAAGGGGACCTCGTCTTCATGACCACCTATATGGCCTCGGCGATGACGGCCAATGTCTCCCGGCCGGAACTCTTTGAGTATACGGCGAAGAGGTACGAGTACATCTCGACAAAATATGTCCAGCGGGTGGTCTTTTTCGTAAACAGCTGGCATTACAGTTACTCGGAAGGCCTGAGGATAATTGCCGAACGGGTCAGCAACAACATGCTCAGGAGCATGTTCAACAGGTACGCCAACGCCATCGAGTCGGGCGTGCCTGACGGCGAGTTCCTGGACATGGAACTGAACACGGCGAGGAGCGTCTACCGGAACACCTTCGAGCAGGGTTTCGAGATGCTGAAGAAGTGGGGCGACGCGTATATCGCCCTCCTCTTCTCCTCGATGCTTGTGGCGATCATCATCATGATCTCGGTGGCGATCTACGCGCCAAGCGGCATTGACTCGGCCCTCAACACCTCCTATGCCCTGGTGCTCCTCACCTCCGGGTTCGGCGTCGCCCTGATGTACAAGGCTGTGCCTGTCGACGAGAAGACGCTCGACCGGTCGATGAACCGCTGGTGCTCGAAGGAGCAGGCGATGATCGACACGCTGCAAAAGCCGCTCCTTATCATTATGGCAGTAAGCGTGCTCGTCCTCGTCCTTGCCGGTGTGCAGGCCGGACTGATTTTCCTTCTTGTCGGTGTCATCCTCGCACCCCTCGGGATCATCGGCTACATCGACAACCACAATGTCATCCTGCGGGACGAGGACTTTCCTGCCTTTATCAGGGGCATCGGATCGATCATGGAGGGCAAGGGGACGACGGTCGTCGAGGCGATCCGCGAGATCGACAGGAAGTCCCTTGTCAATCTGGAACCTCTCATCAACTCGGTCTACACGAAGTTGAACCTCGGTCTCGACGAGGCTGTCACCTGGGAGAAGTTCATCGGTGAGTGCGGCACAAACCTCATCGCGAAGTACATGAACATCTACCGTGACTCGGTGGCCATGGGCGGCGCACCCGGTGTCGTCGGCAAGATCGTCGGATCGTCGATGCTCTCCCAGGTGCTGCTGCGCAGGAAGCGCGACATGGTGGCGACCGGTTTTATCGTCCTCCTGGTGCCGATGCATATGGCCATGGTTGCGATCTTCCTCGCCCTCTACGAGATCCTTGAGACGATGTCGGAGGCGATCGCCAGTGTCATGGAGAGTCTCGGGGACAGTGGTGCGGCCCTCAGTTCTCCCGACTCGGTTGCAGGGTCGATGACGGGGTCCCTGAACCTCTTCATCAACTTCCCTGCCGACAAGATGGTGCCCTATGTGACGACCATCCTCCTATTGATCACTCTCTCGAATATCCTGGCCGGCAAGATCGTGGTGGGCGGCGACCGGTATATGTACTACTTCCTCTCTGCCCTTCTCTTCACCCTGACAGGAATTCTGTTCCTTGTTGTGCCGCCGATGATCAGATTGTTCTTCCAGATCCCTACCTTCGGAACGGTGTGA
- a CDS encoding type II/IV secretion system ATPase subunit: MSSLPFSIQLPFKTEANEDLSGCYHDLESSALYRMLPTNAREYVKQCPHLLEYLNIFPVNTYGIPLFFSELTRDVRKIETLNLIYPVGEDTFIHILTDPEDVRNYYIPIEPSFLHSVNTLMPVVEKRLIDLLDALEKDPVTEEERVAVLKNLINEILYARVPGEEIGPAAADTVAEKSIKDRLVEFLNTDFSAKKKADEDDVLAGLMQTADGRIVVSPPEYRALEYMMIRDKIEMGILKPFLSDPNIEDITCDGVGPIFIEHKMLKGLKSVIGFTESRELDAFVIKMAERIKRPITYRNPVVDATLPDGSRINIVYGTEVSKHGSNFTIRKVNEIPLSILQLIDSNTCDYTAAAYLWICLEYGMSMFVSGETASGKTTSLNALTTFLPPENKIVTIEDTPELTVPHRNWTREVAKAKGKGEGDGADVTMFDLLKAALRQRPNQILVGEIRGVEGSVAFSAMQTGHPVMSTFHAASVEKLIQRLCGDPILIPKTHVDNLNIVIIQSAVRRPGGGTVRRMLSINELVGYDPQTQGFSFVEMFHWDPVTDEHVFCGKGSSYLLENKIATLLGIPESKRSEIYFEVEKRANILRRLNAAGCTKFWDLFHMISKIKKQGLLNIEV, from the coding sequence ATGAGCAGTCTGCCCTTCTCGATCCAGCTGCCCTTCAAGACGGAAGCCAACGAAGACCTGAGCGGATGCTATCATGACCTGGAATCGTCGGCCCTCTACCGGATGCTCCCGACAAATGCACGGGAATATGTCAAACAGTGCCCACACCTCCTCGAGTACCTCAACATCTTCCCGGTGAACACCTACGGCATCCCTCTCTTCTTCTCCGAACTGACGCGGGACGTCAGGAAGATCGAGACCCTCAACCTCATCTACCCGGTGGGGGAGGACACCTTCATCCATATCCTCACCGATCCCGAGGACGTCAGGAACTACTACATCCCGATCGAGCCTTCGTTCCTTCACAGCGTCAACACATTGATGCCGGTCGTCGAGAAGCGTCTCATCGACCTCCTGGACGCGCTGGAAAAGGACCCCGTGACCGAAGAGGAACGCGTCGCGGTCCTCAAAAATCTTATCAACGAGATCCTGTATGCCCGTGTTCCCGGCGAGGAGATCGGTCCCGCTGCCGCAGACACGGTCGCTGAAAAGTCCATCAAGGACCGGCTCGTCGAGTTCCTCAACACCGACTTTTCGGCAAAGAAAAAAGCCGATGAGGACGACGTCCTTGCCGGCTTGATGCAGACCGCCGATGGGCGGATCGTCGTCTCCCCCCCTGAATACCGTGCCCTGGAATACATGATGATCCGCGACAAGATCGAGATGGGCATCCTCAAACCCTTCCTTTCAGACCCCAATATCGAGGATATCACCTGTGACGGTGTCGGCCCGATCTTCATCGAGCACAAGATGCTCAAAGGCCTGAAATCGGTTATCGGGTTCACGGAATCCCGCGAACTCGACGCCTTCGTCATCAAGATGGCCGAACGGATCAAGAGGCCGATCACGTACAGAAACCCGGTGGTGGACGCCACTCTCCCGGACGGTTCCCGTATCAACATCGTCTACGGCACCGAGGTGAGCAAACACGGGAGCAACTTCACCATCCGTAAGGTGAACGAGATCCCTCTCTCCATCCTCCAGCTCATCGACTCCAACACCTGCGACTACACGGCCGCCGCCTATCTCTGGATCTGCCTGGAGTACGGCATGTCCATGTTCGTGAGCGGGGAGACGGCAAGCGGCAAGACGACAAGCCTCAACGCCCTCACCACCTTCCTCCCTCCGGAGAACAAGATCGTCACCATCGAGGATACTCCTGAACTGACCGTCCCGCACAGGAACTGGACCCGCGAGGTCGCCAAGGCAAAGGGCAAGGGCGAGGGCGATGGGGCCGATGTGACGATGTTCGACCTCCTGAAGGCCGCCCTCCGTCAGCGCCCCAACCAGATCCTGGTCGGTGAGATCCGTGGTGTCGAGGGGAGCGTCGCATTCTCCGCCATGCAGACCGGCCACCCTGTCATGAGCACCTTCCACGCTGCGTCTGTCGAGAAACTGATCCAGCGTCTCTGCGGCGACCCGATCCTCATCCCGAAGACACACGTGGACAACCTGAACATCGTCATCATCCAGAGTGCGGTCCGTCGTCCTGGCGGAGGGACGGTGCGGCGGATGCTCAGCATCAATGAACTCGTCGGCTACGACCCCCAGACTCAGGGCTTCTCCTTTGTCGAGATGTTCCACTGGGACCCTGTCACCGACGAGCACGTCTTCTGCGGGAAAGGGAGCAGTTACCTCCTTGAAAACAAGATTGCAACGCTGCTCGGCATCCCGGAGAGCAAGAGGAGCGAGATCTATTTCGAAGTCGAGAAGAGGGCCAATATCCTGCGCAGGCTGAATGCTGCCGGCTGTACGAAGTTCTGGGACCTCTTCCACATGATCTCGAAGATCAAGAAGCAGGGTCTCCTGAATATCGAGGTCTGA
- the cheB gene encoding chemotaxis-specific protein-glutamate methyltransferase CheB: MIRVLIVDDSIFIRTILKDTLSASPGIEIVGSASDGEEALRMIDELRPDAMTLDIEMPKVSGIELLKRLKGAEYRPKILMLSSLTSKDAEHTRLALSLGADDFMLKPQDIFRVRGLKEELVAKIRHLIEIRPAQKVSSVSDELATHVVLFGSSAGGLQQLDRVLSDLSPEMTAAVVITQHMPEGFTAALAERFNRICPLPVHESENGHLIKKGEVIVCKAGFHSVISALLTREGKTGGKIVHSTAPPVHAVRPAIDKTFSSAARTYGRNTLAVVLSGMGNDCGEGAVDVKAAGGTVFVCKEEDCLVYGMARSALKRNSVDKVLPLSDIPREVLKTVRTMEMGNV; this comes from the coding sequence ATGATTCGGGTGCTTATTGTCGATGATTCAATCTTTATCAGGACGATACTGAAGGATACTCTCAGTGCTTCCCCGGGAATAGAGATCGTCGGCTCCGCTTCAGATGGCGAGGAGGCTCTCAGGATGATCGACGAGCTCAGGCCAGATGCCATGACACTCGATATCGAGATGCCGAAGGTCAGCGGGATCGAGTTATTGAAGAGGCTGAAAGGTGCCGAGTACCGTCCCAAGATCCTGATGCTCAGTTCTCTCACCTCGAAGGACGCTGAACACACTCGCCTGGCCCTGAGCCTTGGCGCCGACGACTTCATGCTGAAACCGCAGGACATCTTCCGGGTACGTGGCCTGAAAGAAGAACTTGTGGCAAAGATCAGACATCTGATAGAGATCAGGCCGGCGCAAAAAGTCAGCTCCGTATCAGACGAGCTTGCCACCCATGTGGTCCTCTTTGGTTCGTCGGCCGGCGGACTCCAGCAACTGGACCGTGTCCTCTCAGACCTCTCCCCTGAAATGACGGCAGCTGTCGTCATCACGCAGCATATGCCCGAAGGGTTTACAGCCGCCCTTGCCGAGCGTTTCAACCGGATCTGTCCTCTTCCCGTACATGAATCCGAGAACGGGCATCTCATAAAAAAAGGCGAGGTCATCGTCTGTAAGGCGGGGTTCCACTCCGTGATCTCCGCATTACTCACCAGAGAGGGGAAAACCGGAGGGAAGATCGTCCACTCCACAGCGCCGCCGGTCCATGCCGTCCGCCCGGCGATTGACAAGACCTTCTCATCGGCGGCAAGGACCTATGGACGCAATACGCTCGCGGTTGTCCTGAGCGGGATGGGGAACGACTGTGGCGAAGGTGCGGTTGATGTCAAGGCTGCCGGGGGGACGGTATTCGTATGCAAAGAGGAAGACTGTCTCGTCTATGGGATGGCCCGCTCTGCATTGAAGAGAAACAGCGTCGATAAAGTCCTCCCTCTCTCGGATATACCTCGTGAGGTACTGAAGACGGTTCGAACAATGGAGATGGGAAATGTCTGA
- a CDS encoding archaellin/type IV pilin N-terminal domain-containing protein, whose product MRSFKQEEAFTGLEAAIVLIAFVVVAAVFSYVMLGAGFFTSQKSQEVVHSSMAQASSSVEIVGNVVGLGNTPDHKSLTNVLFTISTTAGGSAYDVGDVLITYTDKGGQYIVNRSSSVDRKTGKITPDVPGAGNWSVEKILNGNDDTLVQRGEQFLINVSVPKSATAVSGDQFGIELKPAVGATLQLKKYVPTQVDNVTLLFE is encoded by the coding sequence ATGAGATCTTTCAAGCAGGAAGAAGCATTTACCGGCCTTGAGGCTGCAATCGTGCTCATCGCATTTGTTGTGGTCGCAGCGGTCTTCTCGTATGTGATGCTCGGCGCTGGTTTCTTCACCTCCCAGAAGAGCCAGGAAGTCGTCCACAGCAGTATGGCGCAGGCCAGTTCGAGTGTCGAAATCGTCGGCAATGTTGTCGGCCTTGGCAACACCCCCGACCATAAGAGTCTGACAAACGTCCTCTTCACCATCTCGACGACTGCCGGCGGCAGCGCCTATGATGTCGGAGACGTCCTGATAACCTATACCGATAAGGGCGGACAGTACATCGTCAACCGGAGTTCCTCTGTGGACAGAAAGACCGGTAAGATTACCCCTGACGTCCCCGGTGCAGGCAACTGGTCTGTCGAGAAGATCCTGAACGGGAACGACGACACCCTCGTGCAGAGGGGCGAACAGTTCCTGATTAACGTCTCGGTCCCGAAGTCTGCAACTGCAGTCTCCGGCGACCAGTTCGGCATTGAACTCAAGCCTGCGGTCGGTGCGACCCTCCAGCTCAAGAAGTACGTGCCGACCCAGGTCGACAACGTTACCCTCCTCTTCGAGTGA
- a CDS encoding flagellin has product MSSETITTAILLIGAVIAAGVLVNAIFPIIYTISDTAGSTSHAVDRQVRTDVKVINTFASVENQNAKIWLKNVGSVRIAANDLDSADIFLGKIGDFDRISYPGDWTFTILDGGPDYWQPGATVRIDATTNLLPDTSGDVVYFQIVLPGGTVRSTEFTAGA; this is encoded by the coding sequence ATGTCGAGCGAAACCATTACGACTGCTATATTGCTCATCGGTGCTGTAATAGCAGCCGGAGTGCTCGTCAATGCAATCTTTCCCATAATTTATACCATCTCTGACACGGCAGGATCGACATCTCATGCCGTGGATCGACAGGTCCGCACAGACGTCAAGGTCATCAACACTTTTGCCTCGGTCGAAAACCAGAACGCAAAGATCTGGCTGAAAAATGTCGGCTCAGTCAGGATCGCGGCAAATGATCTGGACTCTGCAGATATTTTTCTCGGGAAGATCGGCGATTTCGACCGGATCTCCTATCCCGGTGACTGGACTTTCACCATCCTCGACGGCGGCCCCGACTACTGGCAACCCGGTGCGACGGTCCGGATCGACGCCACCACCAATCTTCTCCCTGATACCTCCGGAGATGTCGTCTACTTCCAGATCGTGCTGCCCGGCGGGACGGTGAGGTCCACAGAGTTCACGGCAGGTGCATGA